From one Tissierellales bacterium genomic stretch:
- a CDS encoding DUF3006 domain-containing protein, producing the protein MKGIVDRIIENIVVLEVKDEMINIEKSKFPREVEEGDVVKQEGDNFIILKEETVKRKKYIDNLFNSLIKDEKKK; encoded by the coding sequence ATGAAGGGAATAGTTGATAGAATAATTGAAAATATTGTAGTATTAGAAGTAAAGGATGAAATGATTAATATTGAAAAATCAAAATTTCCTAGAGAAGTAGAAGAGGGGGATGTGGTAAAGCAAGAAGGGGATAACTTTATTATTCTCAAAGAAGAAACAGTAAAAAGAAAAAAATATATAGATAATTTATTTAATAGTTTGATTAAAGATGAAAAAAAGAAGTAA